The proteins below are encoded in one region of Saccopteryx leptura isolate mSacLep1 chromosome 1, mSacLep1_pri_phased_curated, whole genome shotgun sequence:
- the LOC136387945 gene encoding olfactory receptor 4C11-like, translating to MATSMAMNNSVIEFILFGLTQDAGKQKAIFGIFLILYLATLSGNFLIVATIKTSRTLESPMYFFLFYLSFADACFSTTTAPRLIVDALSQKKTISYNECMTQVFAAHFFGCMETFVLILMAFDRYVAICKPLRYTIIMSQRVCGVLVVLAWVGSCIHSSAQIFLALQLPFCGPNVIDHYFCDLQPLLKLACMGTYVINLLIVFNSGFICIVSFIILLASYVVILYSLRNHSAEGRQKALSTCTSHFIVIVLFFGPCIFIYTRPPTTFPLDKMVAVFYTIGTPLLNPLIYTLRNAEVKNAMKKLWCSKE from the coding sequence ATGGCCACTAGTATGGCGATGAATAACAGTGTGATTGAATTCATTCTGTTTGGGTTGACACAGGATGCAGGAAAGCAGAAAGCAATATTTGGAATCTTCTTGATTCTTTACCTTGCGACACTGTCGGGGAACTTTCTCATTGTAGCGACGATTAAAACAAGCAGGACCCTGGAGAgtcccatgtacttcttccttttctatctGTCCTTTGCTGATGCCTGCTTCTCTACAACCACAGCCCCCAGATTGATTGTGGATGCCCTTTCTCAGAAGAAGACCATTTCCTACAATGAGTGCATGACTCAGGTGTTTGCAGCCCATTTCTTTGGGTGCATGGAGACCTTTGTGCTCATCCTCATGGCCTTTGATCGCTATGTTGCCATTTGTAAGCCCTTGCGATACACCATCATCATGAGCCAGAGAGTCTGTGGTGTGTTGGTGGTACTGGCCTGGGTGGGCTCTTGTATCCACTCTTCAGCACAGATTTTCCTAGCTTTGCAATTGCCCTTCTGTGGCCCCAATGTGATTGACCACTATTTTTGTGACTTGCAGCCCTTGTTGAAACTTGCCTGCATGGGCACTTATGTGATAAATTTgctcattgtttttaatagtgGTTTCATTTGCATAGTGAGTTTTATAATCCTGCTTGCCTCCTATGTAGTTATCCTGTATTCACTGAGAAACCACAGTGCAGAAGGAAGGCAAAAAGCCCTTTCCACgtgtacctcccactttattgtaattgtcttattttttggcccgtgtatattcatatatacacgTCCACCAACCACATTTCCATTGGACAAGATGGTGGCTGTGTTTTATACCATCGGGACACCCTTGCTCAACCCTCTAATCTATACACTGAGAAATGCAGAGGTGAAAAATGCCATGAAAAAGTTATGGTGTAGCAAAGAATGA
- the LOC136388680 gene encoding C1GALT1-specific chaperone 1-like → MLPESSLFLKGMVLGSLFCALITMLGHIRIGYVNKMYHEHHLQAPNKEGILKISDERLELSKKFRVYCIILVKPKDVRLSAAVKETWAKHCDKAEFFSSETVQVFESINMGTNDMWLMMRKAYKHAFDKYQDQYSWFFLVRPTTFAIIENLKYFLFEKDPSQPFYLGRTVKSGDLEYVNAEGGIVLSIESVKRLNSLLSVSEKCPEQRGMIWKISEDKQLAVCLKYGGVFAENVEDSEGKDVFNTKSVGLLIQEALTNQTNLVVEGCCSDMAVTFNGLTPNQMHVMMYGVYRLRAFGHLFSDALAFLPPNDSDND, encoded by the coding sequence ATGCTTCCTGAAAGCAGTTTGTTTTTGAAGGGTATGGTGCTGGGAAGCCTTTTCTGTGCCTTGATCACTATGCTAGGACACATTAGGATTggttatgtaaataaaatgtacCATGAACATCACCTGCAAGCTCCTAATAAAGAAGGCATCTTGAAAATTTCAGATGAACGCCTGGAGCTCAGTAAGAAGTTTCGGGTTTACTGTATCATCCTCGTAAAACCCAAAGATGTGCGTCTTTCGGCTGCAGTGAAGGAGACTTGGGCCAAACACTGTGACAAAGCAGAGTTCTTCAGTTCTGAAACTGTTCAAGTGTTTGAGTCGATTAACATGGGAACAAATGACATGTGGTTAATGATGAGAAAGGCTTACAAACACGCCTTTGATAAATATCAAGACCAGTACAGCTGGTTCTTCCTTGTACGCCCCACAACGTTTGCTATTATTGAAAACctaaagtattttttgtttgaaaaGGACCCATCACAACCTTTCTACCTAGGCCGCACTGTAAAATCTGGAGACCTTGAATATGTGAATGCGGAAGGAGGAATTGTCTTAAGTATAGAATCAGTGAAAAGACTTAACAGCCTTCTCAGTGTTTCTGAAAAGTGTCCTGAACAGAGAGGGATGATTTGGAAGATATCTGAAGATAAGCAGCTAGCAGTCTGCCTGAAATATGGTGGAGTGTTTGCAGAAAATGTAGAAGATTCTGAAGGAAAAGATGTATTTAATACCAAATCTGTTGGGCTTTTAATTCAAGAGGCATTGACTAATCAAACCAACCTGGTAGTAGAAGGATGTTGTTCAGATATGGCTGTTACTTTTAATGGACTGACTCCTAATCAGATGCATGTGATGATGTATGGGGTGTACCGACTTAGGGCATTTGGGCATCTTTTCAGTGATGCATTGGCTTTCTTACCTCCAAACGATTCTGACAATGACTGA